The Treponema medium genome has a window encoding:
- a CDS encoding sugar phosphate isomerase/epimerase family protein: MRHLPKGLMIVLSCIIIVVLCIAAYNIKETIRINHIVQAHRADYKTNTAAIHTTGNPVIAVQQIMIGTLCNNYDNALGTLQAIKHAGYDAIELNDFMIQKTSLLVRLMTKFSGMPIGKSGNHDWKKLITESELKVISLHSNLTSIETDSKAIADKAKNFGTDTVVITGMYRFDYSTLEEVKALTNRLNQAGKALAEQGIRLLYHNHNVELQKVTADKTAYDIIIEETDPKYVNFELDSYWITDGGASAVRIMEKLGRRMKLWHINDRGCRQRGPYMTPILTEDAVELGCGNMDLDTLLEIALNNGTEGIIVETHKNWIDNDPIKSFQVSAEYLQKRFRSSLLH, from the coding sequence GTGAGACATTTACCCAAAGGCTTAATGATCGTTCTTTCGTGTATTATCATAGTAGTGCTTTGTATTGCTGCATACAATATTAAAGAAACTATCCGAATCAATCATATTGTACAAGCACATCGAGCTGATTACAAAACTAATACGGCAGCAATACATACAACAGGAAATCCCGTTATTGCAGTACAGCAAATTATGATCGGTACACTGTGCAATAATTATGATAATGCACTAGGGACATTGCAGGCAATAAAGCACGCAGGATATGACGCCATTGAACTCAATGACTTTATGATTCAAAAGACATCGCTGTTAGTAAGGTTAATGACAAAATTTTCGGGAATGCCGATTGGAAAATCCGGTAATCATGATTGGAAAAAATTAATAACCGAAAGCGAATTAAAAGTAATCAGTCTGCATAGTAATTTGACAAGTATTGAAACTGATTCGAAGGCGATAGCTGATAAGGCAAAAAATTTCGGCACGGATACTGTAGTTATTACCGGAATGTATCGCTTCGATTACAGCACTTTAGAAGAAGTGAAAGCGCTAACCAATCGGTTGAATCAGGCAGGAAAAGCGCTTGCCGAACAGGGAATACGCTTATTATATCATAATCATAATGTCGAATTGCAAAAGGTAACAGCCGACAAGACAGCGTACGACATAATAATTGAAGAAACCGATCCTAAATATGTTAATTTTGAACTCGATAGTTATTGGATAACAGATGGAGGCGCTTCCGCTGTGCGTATAATGGAGAAACTGGGGCGGCGAATGAAATTATGGCATATCAATGATCGTGGTTGCAGACAGCGCGGCCCCTATATGACGCCGATACTTACAGAAGATGCCGTCGAATTGGGATGCGGGAATATGGATTTGGATACGCTTTTAGAAATCGCGTTAAATAATGGAACGGAAGGAATTATAGTGGAAACACATAAAAACTGGATTGATAACGATCCGATCAAAAGTTTTCAAGTAAGCGCCGAATATCTGCAAAAACGGTTTAGAAGTTCCCTGCTTCATTAG
- a CDS encoding DUF4304 domain-containing protein — protein MKPRELCEKAWQEIARNFPDFKVLGKGKALRKIANKKDIIFEIYFQANRYNCESNVEFIPHINIYSKAMKKAGITSEGIIYGGELSSLAGRKAGAWWQLAGASYKDTVTQITGLLHKYIMPLFADFEDTNKNIERILNGSLKGYALLYYIYYFGGKEPAERYFNKVIKEDKLKKKYISFYSSLKEIPKENIDLHFEDFYGASLIKFAYLHGLEIIQ, from the coding sequence ATGAAACCAAGAGAACTTTGCGAAAAAGCATGGCAAGAAATAGCACGCAATTTTCCCGACTTTAAAGTGTTAGGTAAAGGAAAGGCTTTACGAAAAATTGCAAATAAAAAAGACATTATTTTTGAAATATATTTTCAAGCCAATAGATACAACTGTGAATCTAATGTTGAGTTTATCCCGCATATCAACATTTATTCAAAGGCTATGAAAAAAGCAGGCATAACCAGTGAAGGAATTATTTACGGCGGAGAACTTAGTTCTTTAGCCGGAAGAAAAGCAGGCGCTTGGTGGCAGTTGGCCGGAGCAAGCTATAAAGATACCGTAACGCAAATTACGGGATTATTACATAAATACATTATGCCCTTATTTGCAGACTTTGAAGATACAAATAAAAATATCGAAAGAATTTTAAACGGCTCATTAAAAGGGTATGCTTTACTCTACTATATCTACTATTTTGGCGGCAAAGAGCCGGCTGAAAGATATTTTAATAAAGTCATCAAAGAAGATAAGTTAAAGAAAAAATATATTTCGTTTTATAGCTCATTAAAAGAAATTCCAAAAGAAAATATCGATTTACATTTTGAGGACTTTTACGGTGCAAGTTTAATCAAATTTGCATATTTACATGGTTTAGAAATTATTCAATAA
- a CDS encoding Rpn family recombination-promoting nuclease/putative transposase yields the protein MQQRSRRHAYFQKRVDVSSLEKGGHYTDLPNSFIIFFCPFDYLNKGLPVYTFKTICSENTAIVLQDGVAKVIINSTAADKTPDPELKAFLEYMNGITSDSPFIRKIDRYIKELKENEERRKEYMLIQAFEMDARKDGIQQGKSLGLAEGSRLKALETARILKQLGDSVKKIMQATGLTQEEVENI from the coding sequence GTGCAGCAACGCAGTAGACGGCATGCATATTTTCAAAAGAGGGTTGATGTAAGCAGCCTTGAAAAGGGCGGGCATTATACTGATTTACCCAATTCATTCATCATCTTTTTTTGCCCCTTCGACTATCTAAACAAAGGATTACCGGTATACACCTTCAAAACGATATGCAGTGAAAATACTGCAATCGTATTACAAGACGGCGTAGCTAAGGTCATTATCAACAGCACTGCAGCAGACAAGACGCCTGACCCTGAACTAAAGGCTTTTTTGGAATACATGAACGGCATAACAAGCGACAGCCCCTTTATCCGCAAGATAGACCGGTATATCAAAGAACTAAAAGAAAATGAGGAGAGGAGGAAAGAATACATGTTAATACAAGCATTTGAAATGGATGCACGAAAGGACGGCATACAACAAGGTAAATCACTTGGTCTTGCTGAAGGTTCCCGTCTAAAAGCCCTTGAAACGGCACGGATTTTAAAACAGCTCGGCGATTCCGTAAAAAAGATCATGCAAGCGACCGGCCTAACTCAAGAAGAAGTCGAAAACATTTGA
- a CDS encoding InlB B-repeat-containing protein, whose product MKHKKRGAALITAAVLALIALFGMTACPNAAGGSGSGSGGGGKPTPTPTPKPKHAIAFSVDSTTPNGTLKAKADGVAETDASPISVQKGKTVTFTATPDSGFHVKGWTLDGNPVNGTNSSYSFTVTKAAEVKVSFESDSTPLPQYAVNFSVEGGNGTLKAKADGVAETATSPISVQKGKTVIFTAFPAAGYEVKEWQIFGTGAVFEAGTGTPANNTAQVNLKEGLTDLVVKVSFQVQTLTPKHKVTMSAGANGSISAEPALPAGGMVNKDTTIVFTASPDSASYTVDAWTITGGQLLAGGQAGSSTAMVKITEPVTVAVSFKLKPPTTYTVSFGVAGTNGSISAKYKADGTAFTSGTAVVENTVLVFTASPVTGYKVEKWTENGTAVPGNTSTTYEHTVTRGADIQVSFVPSVTIPDNFTFLNGAEYKVVDKAQRHVIMTKRENDPVGTVYTVAVTVEHEGITYTLTGFSRECVSEFRNLSSLEAFALSGETAFLSVDGGVLFDKAKTKLIRYPKGKTGTSYTVPASVTVLGDSSFEGNDTLTSIVLPTGLTTIEDGALYGCHELKTVNIPSTLTSIGNAFLGYSKVEHVKIPEGITFLDYMFLYECTKLKTLELPSTLTETGTNLCVNCTALQSVTCRAVTPPPLKYVAFKNVVLAGVTLKVPSASVSAYENAPIWKDFKKPFVGL is encoded by the coding sequence ATGAAACACAAGAAAAGAGGGGCGGCGCTCATCACAGCCGCAGTTTTAGCGCTCATTGCGCTCTTTGGAATGACCGCCTGCCCGAATGCAGCGGGCGGAAGCGGTTCGGGAAGCGGAGGCGGCGGAAAGCCCACACCAACACCTACGCCAAAGCCTAAGCATGCTATCGCTTTCAGCGTGGACAGCACTACGCCAAACGGTACGCTTAAAGCAAAGGCGGACGGCGTTGCGGAAACGGATGCGAGCCCCATAAGCGTACAAAAAGGCAAAACCGTAACTTTTACGGCAACACCTGATTCGGGCTTTCATGTAAAGGGCTGGACGCTTGACGGCAACCCTGTAAACGGCACAAACAGTTCCTATTCATTTACTGTAACCAAGGCAGCCGAGGTTAAGGTGAGCTTTGAAAGCGACAGCACGCCGCTTCCGCAGTACGCCGTGAATTTCAGTGTGGAAGGCGGAAACGGTACGCTTAAAGCAAAGGCGGACGGAGTTGCGGAAACGGCAACAAGCCCAATAAGCGTACAAAAAGGCAAAACGGTAATCTTTACGGCCTTTCCGGCTGCGGGCTACGAGGTAAAGGAGTGGCAGATATTCGGCACGGGAGCGGTGTTTGAGGCGGGTACCGGAACGCCTGCAAATAACACGGCGCAGGTAAACTTAAAAGAAGGCCTTACCGATCTTGTCGTAAAGGTGAGCTTTCAAGTGCAAACGCTTACTCCGAAGCACAAGGTAACGATGAGTGCCGGTGCAAACGGAAGCATAAGTGCCGAACCTGCCCTTCCTGCAGGCGGTATGGTAAATAAGGACACGACTATCGTCTTTACCGCCTCTCCTGATTCAGCAAGCTACACGGTGGACGCGTGGACGATTACGGGCGGGCAGCTCCTTGCAGGCGGACAGGCGGGAAGCAGTACGGCGATGGTAAAAATAACCGAGCCGGTAACGGTTGCCGTGAGCTTTAAGTTAAAGCCTCCTACCACATATACCGTCAGCTTCGGCGTTGCAGGCACTAACGGAAGCATAAGCGCAAAGTACAAGGCGGACGGGACAGCCTTTACTTCCGGCACTGCGGTCGTCGAAAACACCGTACTCGTCTTTACGGCGTCTCCTGTAACGGGCTACAAGGTGGAAAAATGGACGGAAAACGGCACGGCCGTACCGGGCAATACCTCAACCACCTACGAGCACACCGTAACACGCGGGGCGGATATACAGGTATCTTTTGTGCCTTCCGTAACCATTCCCGATAATTTTACGTTTTTAAACGGCGCAGAGTACAAGGTAGTCGACAAGGCGCAAAGGCATGTAATAATGACAAAGCGTGAAAACGATCCTGTCGGCACCGTTTATACCGTTGCCGTAACGGTTGAGCACGAGGGAATTACATACACCCTCACCGGTTTCAGTAGGGAATGTGTCAGTGAGTTTCGTAATTTGAGTTCATTAGAAGCTTTTGCTTTAAGCGGTGAAACTGCCTTTTTAAGCGTAGACGGCGGCGTTTTATTCGATAAGGCTAAAACAAAGCTGATCCGCTATCCGAAGGGTAAAACCGGCACGTCTTATACGGTGCCTGCTTCCGTTACGGTACTGGGAGACAGCTCTTTTGAGGGTAATGACACGCTTACTTCTATTGTTTTGCCGACAGGTCTTACAACGATAGAAGACGGGGCTTTGTACGGCTGCCATGAGTTAAAAACGGTCAATATTCCTTCGACGCTTACTTCCATAGGGAATGCCTTCCTCGGCTACAGCAAGGTGGAACATGTTAAGATTCCCGAAGGCATTACCTTCTTGGACTACATGTTCCTTTACGAATGCACAAAGCTTAAAACACTCGAACTGCCATCTACTCTTACTGAAACGGGAACTAATCTCTGTGTAAACTGCACGGCATTGCAAAGCGTTACCTGCCGTGCGGTAACTCCTCCCCCACTGAAATACGTGGCTTTTAAGAATGTGGTCTTAGCCGGCGTAACATTAAAGGTGCCCTCCGCCTCGGTCAGCGCGTACGAAAATGCCCCGATCTGGAAGGACTTTAAAAAGCCGTTTGTGGGGCTTTAG
- a CDS encoding ankyrin repeat domain-containing protein, whose protein sequence is MITIGNIGRFESIPKILNDVLNENISALEEHLLNGWKLNKAIRVGKYTELSPLDFALIMEKFQSIKWLTEKGVNLNVKEQPSFLLAVRYCNEEVIRFLVSHGAKIDLVNNVGSEAFLEAYYGKRFDNFPIIQELGHTAAKYGGQLFRHAVSDRNYKTLEFLIEHGADINYNKSDMVYSNQPTPLCVAARYVNLEMCKFLVKHGADVTIAEKDGMRPYSIALEKGDEEMAEYFKSLEPSEFHQTQNKLDELKPYKLPKKIIKFLNSENLHFELADSDFGYIEFFKLIDTIPFKFGRQKLLRLSRSLGDYSHIYIVWNPKTKKIASYDMEHEELIDLAAFDDFIENMTKYMNRIFE, encoded by the coding sequence ATGATAACAATCGGAAACATCGGAAGATTTGAATCGATACCGAAAATTTTAAACGATGTACTAAATGAAAATATTTCTGCATTGGAAGAACATCTATTAAACGGGTGGAAGCTTAACAAAGCAATAAGAGTCGGCAAATACACCGAACTCTCTCCTTTAGATTTTGCATTGATAATGGAAAAATTTCAATCTATAAAATGGCTGACGGAAAAAGGAGTAAACCTTAATGTAAAGGAGCAGCCAAGTTTTCTTCTAGCAGTGAGATATTGTAATGAAGAGGTAATAAGGTTTCTTGTTTCCCATGGTGCAAAGATAGATCTAGTAAACAACGTGGGTTCGGAAGCATTTTTAGAAGCATACTATGGTAAACGCTTTGACAATTTTCCGATTATACAAGAACTTGGGCATACCGCGGCTAAATACGGCGGACAACTCTTTCGTCACGCGGTTTCTGACCGTAATTATAAAACTCTGGAATTTCTAATTGAACATGGAGCAGATATTAATTACAATAAGTCCGACATGGTATATTCCAATCAACCGACTCCATTGTGTGTAGCTGCAAGATATGTTAATTTGGAAATGTGTAAATTTTTAGTGAAGCATGGCGCGGACGTTACGATTGCCGAAAAAGACGGAATGCGTCCATATAGCATAGCCTTGGAAAAAGGCGATGAGGAAATGGCAGAATATTTTAAATCATTAGAGCCTTCCGAATTTCATCAAACACAAAATAAATTAGATGAATTAAAACCGTATAAATTGCCAAAGAAAATAATTAAATTTTTAAATAGTGAAAACCTACACTTTGAGTTAGCGGATTCCGACTTTGGATATATTGAGTTCTTCAAACTGATTGATACTATTCCATTTAAATTCGGCCGACAAAAATTATTAAGACTTTCCCGTTCTCTCGGAGATTATAGTCATATTTATATTGTATGGAACCCGAAAACAAAAAAGATTGCAAGCTATGATATGGAACATGAAGAGCTCATCGATTTGGCAGCCTTTGATGATTTTATAGAAAATATGACAAAGTATATGAACCGGATTTTTGAATAA
- a CDS encoding DUF6892 domain-containing protein: MSIIKNLESNKQDKQPAMPQQKLHINLTKNGLYINDEFIENLSIDILAEKFGEYRKVLRKPPDGTVSKDDLEEIYIWDNIGIKSFVSKGRISELDIRICEDKEWEKKVNFSFFDVNPKQVFPGIFTINGKTILEAIPQKTLREAYIFLEMKVENWKINCSLSSKLNSVLGALSFQERLRKSKTDEIADLVCAEPEPIRDISFWYKPPRVSSGKWALPKVKGEVLTFTNFNFKLAVIQELMYKQELLKPKFDVYDFCNDYAKKEIDPDDYYDKMIPEVKSWFQQLEIPAELAPKVTQLFLDGGNEINMQLIPQWDGEDNLFDIKSISDEELAQFPNLKLIDGTVIYISEKAKKKLIKKGINIAE; the protein is encoded by the coding sequence ATGAGTATTATAAAAAACTTGGAATCAAATAAACAGGATAAACAGCCGGCTATGCCGCAACAGAAACTTCATATCAATTTAACTAAAAACGGTTTGTATATTAATGATGAGTTTATTGAAAACCTATCAATAGATATTCTTGCGGAGAAATTCGGTGAATATAGAAAAGTATTGCGTAAGCCGCCTGATGGAACAGTAAGTAAAGATGATTTAGAGGAAATATATATCTGGGATAATATAGGAATAAAGAGTTTTGTTTCCAAAGGACGTATCAGCGAACTAGACATAAGAATATGTGAAGATAAGGAATGGGAGAAAAAAGTAAATTTTTCGTTTTTCGATGTAAATCCCAAGCAGGTGTTTCCCGGCATTTTTACGATAAACGGTAAAACTATTTTGGAAGCTATACCTCAAAAAACATTGAGAGAAGCTTATATATTTTTAGAAATGAAAGTGGAAAATTGGAAAATAAATTGCTCATTGTCGAGCAAATTAAACTCGGTTCTGGGCGCACTATCTTTTCAGGAACGTTTGAGAAAATCAAAAACCGATGAGATAGCCGATTTGGTATGTGCCGAACCTGAACCTATACGGGATATAAGTTTTTGGTATAAACCGCCGAGGGTGTCGAGCGGTAAATGGGCGCTGCCAAAGGTAAAAGGTGAAGTACTGACATTTACAAACTTCAATTTTAAACTTGCTGTTATCCAAGAGCTGATGTACAAACAAGAACTGCTTAAACCGAAATTTGATGTATATGATTTTTGCAATGATTATGCAAAAAAAGAAATAGATCCCGATGATTACTACGATAAAATGATACCTGAAGTAAAAAGCTGGTTTCAGCAATTGGAGATTCCTGCTGAATTGGCCCCAAAGGTAACACAGCTGTTTCTTGATGGCGGAAATGAAATTAATATGCAGCTTATTCCGCAATGGGACGGCGAGGATAACTTATTTGATATTAAATCTATTTCCGATGAAGAGTTGGCACAGTTTCCAAACTTAAAACTTATTGACGGCACCGTTATTTATATTTCCGAAAAAGCAAAGAAAAAACTTATCAAGAAAGGAATTAATATTGCAGAATAA
- a CDS encoding DUF6630 family protein, whose amino-acid sequence MNGKNIGRTVSWVYYKDEKLIGGSAFDIQLFRQILENNAKFSTQAQEMIKSKIKEQNIFDCISLKSSKYTNRFYENGGHRAFIPESICMVDYCEDEIFAVVRIGDRCEIVSYDYDITGKKGQEWFNFIGKNNPVFDKKIIENIKTALTQYGQLQVKILEEEDRRIWEEKEKLACRNKSLPADTEQTFLSLCKLLGISPQKAKKIYHIALEQEDICVSLINNFIDLNYLAMFDWKADVGDIVYGYNLLAKKTKSNMFRLDKDTEFEPPEVFRRLAAMSDKVLYLIDTNSDCYILGLSDKENREKIISAYKQLFSLLQSENTIEIVNML is encoded by the coding sequence ATGAACGGAAAAAATATCGGCCGAACTGTATCGTGGGTGTACTACAAAGACGAAAAACTCATAGGCGGGTCGGCATTTGATATACAACTCTTTCGGCAGATATTGGAAAACAATGCAAAGTTTTCGACTCAGGCTCAAGAAATGATAAAGAGTAAAATTAAAGAACAAAATATTTTTGATTGTATTTCACTTAAAAGCTCAAAATACACCAATCGCTTTTACGAAAATGGCGGCCATAGGGCATTTATACCCGAAAGTATCTGTATGGTTGATTATTGTGAAGATGAAATCTTTGCCGTTGTGAGAATCGGAGATCGGTGTGAAATTGTTTCTTATGATTATGACATCACAGGCAAGAAGGGACAAGAGTGGTTCAATTTTATAGGAAAGAATAACCCTGTTTTTGATAAAAAAATCATTGAGAATATAAAAACAGCTTTAACACAATACGGACAACTGCAAGTAAAAATACTTGAAGAAGAAGACAGACGTATTTGGGAGGAAAAAGAAAAACTTGCTTGCCGGAACAAAAGCTTACCTGCCGATACGGAACAAACTTTTTTATCGCTTTGCAAATTACTCGGCATATCTCCGCAAAAAGCCAAGAAAATATACCACATAGCATTGGAGCAAGAAGATATTTGTGTTTCTTTGATAAACAATTTTATAGATTTGAACTATTTGGCAATGTTCGATTGGAAGGCGGATGTGGGAGATATTGTATACGGTTACAATCTATTAGCAAAAAAGACAAAATCGAATATGTTTCGCTTGGATAAAGATACGGAATTTGAACCGCCGGAAGTTTTCCGTAGGCTTGCTGCGATGAGTGACAAGGTATTATATCTTATCGACACAAATAGCGATTGCTATATTTTAGGTTTGTCAGATAAAGAAAATAGAGAAAAAATCATAAGTGCTTATAAACAACTGTTCAGCCTGCTTCAATCTGAGAATACGATTGAAATTGTGAACATGCTGTAA
- a CDS encoding SMI1/KNR4 family protein codes for MQLIDKIKEIEKYICKHFEEWDLDDPVEEEYLNDYQEISGASEEELSVFEKKFGITLLEDFKELYRYKNGSKYLSILPCVIDEIEMPFNLMSLQAVTSTKEHFQNRDALLTEFTDYFTNEDIENMKDNRIKPYLFNKKWIPFAEYCDSCFLMLDFDPDTAGKEGQIICYIHDPDKVVYAAPSITELVSSIFEEIN; via the coding sequence ATGCAGCTAATCGATAAAATCAAAGAAATTGAAAAGTATATATGCAAGCATTTTGAAGAATGGGATTTGGATGATCCTGTCGAAGAAGAATATCTGAACGACTATCAGGAAATTTCGGGAGCTTCCGAAGAAGAGCTATCAGTATTTGAGAAGAAGTTCGGTATAACTTTGCTGGAAGACTTCAAAGAACTTTACCGATATAAAAATGGAAGTAAATACTTAAGTATTTTACCCTGTGTTATAGATGAAATAGAAATGCCGTTTAATCTGATGAGCTTACAGGCTGTAACAAGCACAAAAGAACATTTTCAAAACAGAGATGCGCTCTTAACGGAATTTACGGATTATTTTACAAACGAAGATATTGAAAATATGAAGGACAACAGGATTAAACCCTATCTCTTTAATAAAAAATGGATTCCCTTTGCCGAATACTGTGACAGCTGCTTTCTGATGTTGGATTTTGATCCGGATACAGCGGGAAAAGAAGGTCAGATTATCTGCTATATACATGATCCTGATAAAGTGGTTTATGCAGCGCCGAGTATTACGGAATTGGTTTCCAGTATATTTGAAGAGATTAATTGA
- a CDS encoding leucine-rich repeat domain-containing protein has protein sequence MNYYNWNAKWAGNSITELKDYTEEEILKLYCYGLSEEKYPLKKDRDNILKSWIDYFNNTKTNIKKLLVTGIVNQKLLEAICNQTSLEELVIFQGNFSDIQCITKLKNLKALSIYASSRVKSLYSIGEIQNLEVLILSNFTGITDYSPLGKLKNLKQLGIHSSMGNIIKVDSFDFLKSLKNIKNLHTTGFRLLNGDYSPVLELEKLESLSVNMPAYDYKIWNDRFAEKFKDIP, from the coding sequence ATGAATTACTATAATTGGAATGCAAAATGGGCAGGAAACTCTATTACAGAGTTAAAAGATTATACAGAAGAAGAAATTTTAAAGTTATATTGCTACGGATTATCTGAAGAAAAATATCCTTTAAAAAAAGACAGAGATAACATTTTAAAAAGCTGGATAGATTATTTTAACAATACAAAAACAAACATTAAAAAGCTTTTAGTAACAGGTATTGTAAATCAGAAGTTATTGGAAGCGATATGTAATCAAACGTCACTTGAAGAACTCGTTATATTTCAGGGCAATTTCTCGGACATACAGTGTATTACAAAATTAAAAAACTTAAAGGCTCTTTCAATATATGCTTCATCAAGAGTAAAAAGTTTGTATTCCATAGGCGAAATACAAAATTTAGAAGTGCTTATATTATCTAACTTCACCGGCATAACGGATTATTCGCCGTTGGGCAAATTAAAAAATCTTAAACAACTGGGAATTCATAGTTCTATGGGAAATATAATTAAAGTAGATTCTTTTGATTTTTTAAAAAGTTTGAAGAATATTAAAAATCTTCATACAACGGGATTTAGGCTATTGAATGGAGATTATTCGCCTGTTTTAGAACTTGAAAAATTAGAATCCCTATCTGTTAATATGCCTGCTTATGACTACAAAATATGGAATGATAGGTTTGCAGAAAAGTTTAAAGATATTCCATAA
- a CDS encoding DUF2262 domain-containing protein, which yields MELIEYMRLRNKMTQKEWEDSFEKKKREIIVLRHEGGGSLRNGFWDWAAYFLAYVDCETGELHKEEGRIVFPVTDKENLPYQFEDETIYKLKVRAKLPEEVPNGALPIKNHFLVVEVLEKDVACPELEEILAEYRKPVILQDDILGELTYDKPLKSFEGNILWLGGKVHISLYVDKDNKSGITKAKKALKILVSEQEKWDADLRSFAAQKLTKLACEWAESDEEAAEITAESFAKRISLSLIWMTSGGSFSAYFDDDDLFFGHSITVCGSPKKGVVSADIEG from the coding sequence ATGGAATTAATTGAATACATGCGGCTAAGAAATAAAATGACACAAAAAGAATGGGAAGACTCTTTTGAGAAAAAGAAACGAGAGATTATTGTTCTAAGACACGAAGGCGGCGGAAGTTTGAGAAACGGTTTTTGGGACTGGGCTGCTTATTTCTTAGCTTATGTGGACTGTGAAACAGGTGAACTGCATAAAGAAGAAGGGCGTATAGTATTTCCTGTCACAGATAAAGAAAATTTGCCATATCAATTTGAAGACGAAACCATTTACAAATTAAAGGTGCGTGCAAAACTGCCAGAGGAAGTTCCAAACGGTGCTTTGCCAATAAAAAACCATTTTTTAGTTGTGGAAGTTCTTGAAAAAGATGTAGCGTGTCCGGAACTTGAAGAAATACTTGCAGAGTATAGAAAACCTGTAATTTTACAGGATGATATCTTGGGTGAGTTAACTTATGATAAGCCTCTTAAAAGTTTTGAGGGAAACATACTTTGGCTTGGTGGCAAGGTACATATTTCCTTATATGTAGATAAGGATAATAAATCAGGAATAACAAAGGCAAAAAAAGCTCTGAAAATACTGGTTTCAGAACAGGAAAAATGGGATGCAGACCTGCGTAGTTTTGCTGCCCAAAAGCTTACAAAACTTGCCTGTGAATGGGCAGAATCTGATGAAGAAGCTGCTGAAATTACAGCAGAAAGTTTTGCAAAAAGAATTAGTCTAAGTTTGATTTGGATGACATCGGGAGGTTCATTTTCTGCTTATTTTGATGATGATGACCTTTTCTTCGGGCATAGCATAACGGTTTGCGGCAGCCCTAAGAAGGGAGTTGTGTCGGCTGATATAGAGGGATGA
- a CDS encoding ankyrin repeat domain-containing protein, whose amino-acid sequence MAKKRITLPKNFDELITGGDIEALKAVYDKCELTAHNGRYSLNTALHYGGVPDELVIWLVEQGLDVNTPDYYGRTPLYKHATLGRDTVKLLYELGGDIQKPDQYGSTPLHTAAGFFRPKIVSFLIEKGADVNAKNDMGRTPLVEALATCRNINIVQAAEIAEMLIKAGAEVVPEMVERVEIIGKDFEFHRENFNKDYLTETEAELEKLYVLFDVKPAPKRKIHDGVSPIIVKTGSWKKQYDELWDMLIPSSGAAKTVQGEVIRITGRVQDELYRNGGVNWDKDYRNMLNTLPNHFASGTPLSEEELKETKDLISSIRTNGEDEDAITERLRELSVLWVLLNPTPIPLGKTNYNR is encoded by the coding sequence ATGGCAAAGAAAAGAATTACCTTACCTAAAAATTTTGATGAACTGATTACAGGAGGAGATATTGAAGCTCTTAAAGCTGTCTATGATAAATGTGAGCTTACCGCTCATAACGGTAGATACAGCCTCAATACGGCGCTTCATTATGGCGGTGTTCCTGATGAACTTGTTATCTGGCTTGTAGAACAGGGTTTAGATGTAAATACTCCTGATTATTATGGGCGTACGCCATTATATAAACATGCCACACTGGGGAGAGATACTGTAAAACTGCTATATGAATTAGGCGGAGATATACAAAAACCTGATCAATACGGAAGTACGCCCTTGCACACAGCAGCAGGGTTTTTCCGACCTAAGATAGTGAGTTTTTTGATTGAAAAAGGTGCAGATGTTAATGCAAAAAATGATATGGGGCGAACTCCGTTAGTCGAAGCCCTTGCTACTTGCAGAAATATTAATATTGTACAGGCGGCAGAAATTGCAGAAATGCTGATAAAGGCGGGTGCTGAGGTAGTGCCTGAAATGGTTGAAAGAGTCGAAATAATCGGTAAGGATTTTGAATTTCACAGAGAAAACTTTAATAAAGATTATCTTACTGAAACAGAAGCGGAGCTTGAAAAACTCTATGTACTATTTGATGTAAAGCCTGCTCCAAAACGTAAGATACATGACGGAGTTTCTCCTATTATTGTAAAGACAGGTTCTTGGAAGAAACAATACGATGAACTCTGGGATATGCTTATTCCTTCAAGCGGAGCTGCAAAAACAGTACAAGGCGAAGTCATCCGTATAACAGGCAGGGTGCAGGATGAGCTATACAGAAACGGCGGAGTAAACTGGGATAAAGATTATAGAAATATGCTTAATACCCTGCCAAATCATTTTGCTTCAGGCACGCCGCTTTCTGAGGAAGAACTGAAAGAGACCAAAGATCTTATTTCAAGCATACGTACAAACGGTGAGGATGAAGATGCTATAACAGAGCGTTTGCGTGAACTTTCGGTTCTCTGGGTATTGTTAAATCCTACTCCTATTCCTTTAGGAAAAACAAATTATAACAGATGA